A DNA window from Hoplias malabaricus isolate fHopMal1 chromosome 5, fHopMal1.hap1, whole genome shotgun sequence contains the following coding sequences:
- the kif17 gene encoding kinesin-like protein KIF17 isoform X2, translating to MASESVKVVIRCRPLNEREKVLNCKMVVSVDATHCQCFIAKPGAPEEPPKQFTFDGTYFVNQTTEQMYNETVYPLVEGVTEGYNGTIFAYGQTGSGKSFTMQGVSDPPVQRGVIPRAFEHIFETIQCAEDTKFLVRVSYLEIYKEEVRDLLGKDSKQKLELKENPEQGVYVRDLSMHTVHSVGECERIMEHGWRNRSVGYTLMNKDSSRSHSIFTIYLEICKTDDAGEDHLRAGKLNLVDLAGSERQAKTGATGDRLQEATKINLSLSALGNVISALVDGRSKHIPYRDSKLTRLLQDSLGGNTRTLMVACLSPADNNYEESLSTLRYANRAKSIQNRPRINEDPKDALLREYQEEIKQLRALISGQLGTVSLNSLLASQNSEGTLAVQSRPHSNTVESEAEKEKIKQDYEEKLAKLQADYNAEQESKAKLQEHITSIRASYEIKLSTLERSRATQEFKTDDNSCKKEVSPINGSTPEPVYTTEDGLKDNTCSHEDAVRVSPGGESLVAATPGPLDQKHVLERLQQLEQEFVGGEQVRNEELRQRRRQRKTLANQRKKQLIEALSQGSEDSDSVLLNVYDSIQEEVHAKNKLLESTQSKLKAAKLEIRDLQAEFETERDDYLATIRRLEHETQLQQAILDRMVSLVRRDCNYSNVDRLRKEAVWDEENGLWRLPEVLVQKTALPAVSSSAVSNSSRLPARRNSTSDSADPFMEEDRYKEMLNRSDSEHIASNYFRKKRSSLLFAGDANKSLGDGPSHQTSSSSNLTAEALLPRPFRLESLGILPVNAKTKRKKSKAQILCDGN from the exons ATGGCCTCAGAGTCTGTGAAGGTGGTTATAAGGTGCAGGCCCTTAAATGAAAGGGAGAAGGTTCTGAATTGTAAGATGGTGGTATCTGTGGATGCCACCCACTGTCAGTGTTTCATTGCAAAACCTGGGGCCCCCGAGGAGCCACCCAAGCAATTTACATTTGATGGGACCTACTTCGTGAATCAAACCACTGAACAGATGTACAACGAGACTGTCTATCCCCTAGTTGAA GGAGTAACTGAGGGGTACAATGGGACAATCTTTGCCTATGGACAGACAGGGAGTGGAAAATCCTTCACCATGCAAGGTGTGTCAGACCCTCCAGTTCAAAGAGGGGTCATACCAAGAGCCTTTGAGCACATATTTGAGACCATCCAG TGTGCAGAAGATACAAAGTTTCTTGTGCGGGTCTCCTATCTTGAGATCTACAAAGAGGAGGTTAGAGACCTTCTGGGTAAAGACAGCAAACAGAAGCTGGAG CTGAAGGAGAACCCAGAGCAGGGTGTGTATGTACGAGATCTATCCATGCACACAGTGCACAGtgttggtgagtgtgagaggatCATGGAGCACGGCTGGAGAAATCGCTCTGTGGGATACACACTCATGAACAAAGACTCATCTCGCTCCCACTCCATATTCACCATTTACCTGGAGATCTGCAAAACAG ATGATGCGGGTGAAGACCACTTGCGAGCGGGCAAACTTAACTTAGTGGACCTGGCTGGAAGTGAGCGACAGGCCAAGACTGGTGCCACTGGAGATCGCCTTCAAGAGGCCACCAAAATCAACCTGTCCCTGTCTGCCCTGGGCAATGTCATCTCTGCTCTGGTGGATGGACGCTCTAAGCATATCCCTTACCGGGACTCCAAGCTGACAAGGCTGCTACAGGACTCGCTGGGTggaaacacacgcacactcatggTGGCCTGCCTCTCTCCTGCTGACAACAACTATGAGGAGAGTCTGAGTACCTTGCGCTATGCTAACCGTGCCAAGAGCATCCAGAACCGGCCTCGCATCAATGAGGATCCAAAAGATGCACTGCTGCGAGAGTACCAGGAGGAGATCAAGCAACTGCGGGCACTCATCTCTGGCCAGCTGGGCACTGTCAGCCTCAACT CGTTATTAGCAAGTCAAAACTCAGAGGGTACTCTGGCTGTCCAGTCCAGACCACATAGCAACACTGTGGAGAGtgaggcagagaaagagaagattAAGCAG GACTATGAAGAGAAGCTCGCCAAGCTCCAAGCGGACTACAACGCAGAGCAGGAATCCAAAGCTAAGCTGCAGGAGCACATCACATCTATAAGAGCGTCCTATGAGATCAAGTTGTCCACTCTAGAGAGGTCCAGAGCTACCCAAGAATTTAAGACGG ATGATAACTCTTGCAAAAAGGAGGTCAGTCCAATCAATGGTTCTACACCTGAGCCTGTATATACTACTGAAGATGGACTCAAG GATAACACATGCTCTCATGAGGACGCTGTTAGAGTGAGTCCAGGGGGAGAGTCCCTGGTCGCTGCTACACCAGGTCCACTGGATCAGAAACATGTGTTGGAAAG GCTTCAGCAGCTGGAGCAGGAGTTTGTTGGTGGTGAGCAGGTGCGAAATGAGGAGCTGAGGCAGAgacggaggcagaggaagactctggccaatcagaggaAGAAACAGTTGATTGAAGCACTGAGCCAGGGCAGCGAGGACAGCGACAGTGTGCTGCTCAATGTTTATGACTCTATACAGGAAGAGGTGCACGCCAAGAACAAACTGCTGGAGAGCACGCAGAGCAAG CTGAAAGCCGCCAAACTAGAGATCCGAGACCTGCAGGCAGAGTTTGAGACAGAGCGAGATGACTACCTGGCCACCATCAGGCGTCTGGAGCATGAGACACAGCTACAGCAGGCCATCCTCGATCGCATGGTAAGCCTGGTTCGCAGAGACTGCAACTACAGCAATGTGGACCGCCTGCGAAAAGAAGCAGTCTGGGACGAGGAGAACGGGCTGTGGCGGTTGCCGGAGGTTCTGGTGCAGAAGACAGCTCTACCTGCAG TTTCATCTTCAGCCGTGAGCAACTCCTCCAGACTCCCAGCACGAAGGAATTCAACCTCAGATTCAGCAGACCCCTTCATG GAGGAGGACCGCTATAAGGAAATGCTGAACCGGAGTGACAGTGAACACATTGCCAGTAACTACTTTAGAAAGAAAAGGTCTAGCCTACTTTTTGCAGGAGATGCTAACAAGAGCCTGG gtGATGGACCATCGCACCAGACCTCCAGCAGCTCCAACCTCACAGCTGAGGCCCTTTTGCCCCGCCCCTTTCGCCTGGAATCTCTGGGCATCCTACCTGTCAATGCCAAAACCAAGCGCAAGAAGAGCAAAGCACAGATCCTCTGTGATGGCAATTGA
- the kif17 gene encoding kinesin-like protein KIF17 isoform X1, giving the protein MASESVKVVIRCRPLNEREKVLNCKMVVSVDATHCQCFIAKPGAPEEPPKQFTFDGTYFVNQTTEQMYNETVYPLVEGVTEGYNGTIFAYGQTGSGKSFTMQGVSDPPVQRGVIPRAFEHIFETIQCAEDTKFLVRVSYLEIYKEEVRDLLGKDSKQKLELKENPEQGVYVRDLSMHTVHSVGECERIMEHGWRNRSVGYTLMNKDSSRSHSIFTIYLEICKTDDAGEDHLRAGKLNLVDLAGSERQAKTGATGDRLQEATKINLSLSALGNVISALVDGRSKHIPYRDSKLTRLLQDSLGGNTRTLMVACLSPADNNYEESLSTLRYANRAKSIQNRPRINEDPKDALLREYQEEIKQLRALISGQLGTVSLNSLLASQNSEGTLAVQSRPHSNTVESEAEKEKIKQDYEEKLAKLQADYNAEQESKAKLQEHITSIRASYEIKLSTLERSRATQEFKTDDNSCKKEVSPINGSTPEPVYTTEDGLKDNTCSHEDAVRVSPGGESLVAATPGPLDQKHVLERLQQLEQEFVGGEQVRNEELRQRRRQRKTLANQRKKQLIEALSQGSEDSDSVLLNVYDSIQEEVHAKNKLLESTQSKLKAAKLEIRDLQAEFETERDDYLATIRRLEHETQLQQAILDRMVSLVRRDCNYSNVDRLRKEAVWDEENGLWRLPEVLVQKTALPAAVSSSAVSNSSRLPARRNSTSDSADPFMEEDRYKEMLNRSDSEHIASNYFRKKRSSLLFAGDANKSLGDGPSHQTSSSSNLTAEALLPRPFRLESLGILPVNAKTKRKKSKAQILCDGN; this is encoded by the exons ATGGCCTCAGAGTCTGTGAAGGTGGTTATAAGGTGCAGGCCCTTAAATGAAAGGGAGAAGGTTCTGAATTGTAAGATGGTGGTATCTGTGGATGCCACCCACTGTCAGTGTTTCATTGCAAAACCTGGGGCCCCCGAGGAGCCACCCAAGCAATTTACATTTGATGGGACCTACTTCGTGAATCAAACCACTGAACAGATGTACAACGAGACTGTCTATCCCCTAGTTGAA GGAGTAACTGAGGGGTACAATGGGACAATCTTTGCCTATGGACAGACAGGGAGTGGAAAATCCTTCACCATGCAAGGTGTGTCAGACCCTCCAGTTCAAAGAGGGGTCATACCAAGAGCCTTTGAGCACATATTTGAGACCATCCAG TGTGCAGAAGATACAAAGTTTCTTGTGCGGGTCTCCTATCTTGAGATCTACAAAGAGGAGGTTAGAGACCTTCTGGGTAAAGACAGCAAACAGAAGCTGGAG CTGAAGGAGAACCCAGAGCAGGGTGTGTATGTACGAGATCTATCCATGCACACAGTGCACAGtgttggtgagtgtgagaggatCATGGAGCACGGCTGGAGAAATCGCTCTGTGGGATACACACTCATGAACAAAGACTCATCTCGCTCCCACTCCATATTCACCATTTACCTGGAGATCTGCAAAACAG ATGATGCGGGTGAAGACCACTTGCGAGCGGGCAAACTTAACTTAGTGGACCTGGCTGGAAGTGAGCGACAGGCCAAGACTGGTGCCACTGGAGATCGCCTTCAAGAGGCCACCAAAATCAACCTGTCCCTGTCTGCCCTGGGCAATGTCATCTCTGCTCTGGTGGATGGACGCTCTAAGCATATCCCTTACCGGGACTCCAAGCTGACAAGGCTGCTACAGGACTCGCTGGGTggaaacacacgcacactcatggTGGCCTGCCTCTCTCCTGCTGACAACAACTATGAGGAGAGTCTGAGTACCTTGCGCTATGCTAACCGTGCCAAGAGCATCCAGAACCGGCCTCGCATCAATGAGGATCCAAAAGATGCACTGCTGCGAGAGTACCAGGAGGAGATCAAGCAACTGCGGGCACTCATCTCTGGCCAGCTGGGCACTGTCAGCCTCAACT CGTTATTAGCAAGTCAAAACTCAGAGGGTACTCTGGCTGTCCAGTCCAGACCACATAGCAACACTGTGGAGAGtgaggcagagaaagagaagattAAGCAG GACTATGAAGAGAAGCTCGCCAAGCTCCAAGCGGACTACAACGCAGAGCAGGAATCCAAAGCTAAGCTGCAGGAGCACATCACATCTATAAGAGCGTCCTATGAGATCAAGTTGTCCACTCTAGAGAGGTCCAGAGCTACCCAAGAATTTAAGACGG ATGATAACTCTTGCAAAAAGGAGGTCAGTCCAATCAATGGTTCTACACCTGAGCCTGTATATACTACTGAAGATGGACTCAAG GATAACACATGCTCTCATGAGGACGCTGTTAGAGTGAGTCCAGGGGGAGAGTCCCTGGTCGCTGCTACACCAGGTCCACTGGATCAGAAACATGTGTTGGAAAG GCTTCAGCAGCTGGAGCAGGAGTTTGTTGGTGGTGAGCAGGTGCGAAATGAGGAGCTGAGGCAGAgacggaggcagaggaagactctggccaatcagaggaAGAAACAGTTGATTGAAGCACTGAGCCAGGGCAGCGAGGACAGCGACAGTGTGCTGCTCAATGTTTATGACTCTATACAGGAAGAGGTGCACGCCAAGAACAAACTGCTGGAGAGCACGCAGAGCAAG CTGAAAGCCGCCAAACTAGAGATCCGAGACCTGCAGGCAGAGTTTGAGACAGAGCGAGATGACTACCTGGCCACCATCAGGCGTCTGGAGCATGAGACACAGCTACAGCAGGCCATCCTCGATCGCATGGTAAGCCTGGTTCGCAGAGACTGCAACTACAGCAATGTGGACCGCCTGCGAAAAGAAGCAGTCTGGGACGAGGAGAACGGGCTGTGGCGGTTGCCGGAGGTTCTGGTGCAGAAGACAGCTCTACCTGCAG CAGTTTCATCTTCAGCCGTGAGCAACTCCTCCAGACTCCCAGCACGAAGGAATTCAACCTCAGATTCAGCAGACCCCTTCATG GAGGAGGACCGCTATAAGGAAATGCTGAACCGGAGTGACAGTGAACACATTGCCAGTAACTACTTTAGAAAGAAAAGGTCTAGCCTACTTTTTGCAGGAGATGCTAACAAGAGCCTGG gtGATGGACCATCGCACCAGACCTCCAGCAGCTCCAACCTCACAGCTGAGGCCCTTTTGCCCCGCCCCTTTCGCCTGGAATCTCTGGGCATCCTACCTGTCAATGCCAAAACCAAGCGCAAGAAGAGCAAAGCACAGATCCTCTGTGATGGCAATTGA
- the sh2d5 gene encoding SH2 domain-containing protein 5 isoform X1 yields the protein MSQSFSCVLGVGRGISHKVNRTQSKSQRGAGGNCYGHWAELLTCNDQNMGETAGREDGTVTRSAEYIGSFPVDDCCLDEQIEQLHTQLKSLKDCKRRRSVSLKFSIKGVKVYNEDETTLLMAHALRRVSLSIARPSDSQFAFIAHNPGSSDTQLYCHLFKARHARAAQFLNLLLCRCFQLYYLEKHPDEAQREQSGKTPTHVPSLLNHGFPLSVSALVSFRRAPTQGLLPGAKVSFKPNSDPVSCSDDVFPTSPTLVRKKAIREKVLRSGAYRSFTCTPLKQRHLQERLNSSQDRGPDSVPVFRERTPSLAETEEALAHAVWCWAGVSSDVSSSLLAEDVLGSYLLCPHSKKPNKETLIIRFPSGLVTLAVKTSKGKIFLEKCHILFESLAALIEHYTQFKGELECPLSCARVNHCYEWEENTVKNHSPRPQQWSKQNDKYQCWV from the exons ATGAGCCAGTCTTTCAGCTGTGTGCTGGGCGTTGGGCGGGGAATAAGCCACAAGGTGAATCGGACACAATCCAAATCTCAGCGTGGAGCAGGAGGAAACTGCTATGGTCACTGGGCTGAATTATTGACC TGCAACGATCAAAACATGGGTGAGACAGCAGGCAGAGAGGATGGGACTGTGACAAGGTCAGCAGAG TACATTGGCTCATTTCCTGTTGATGACTGCTGTTTGGATGAACAAATCgaacaactacacacacagctgaagtcCTTGAAG GACTGCAAGCGAAGGCGATCTGTGTCCCTAAAGTTCTCCATCAAAGGAGTGAAAGTGTATAATGAGGATGAAACG actCTTCTGATGGCACACGCTCTGCGCCGTGTCTCCCTCTCCATTGCTCGTCCTTCTGACTCTCAGTTCGCTTTTATTGCCCACAATCCTGGCAGCTCCGACACTCAGCTTTACTGTCACCTCTTCAAGGCCCGGCATGCCAGAGCT GCCCAGTTCCTGAACTTGCTGCTGTGCCGCTGCTTCCAGCTATATTATCTGGAAAAGCACCCAGATGAGGCTCAGCGTGAACAGTCTGGAAAGACACCCACACATGTCCCTTCCCTGCTGAACCATGGCTTTCCCCTCAGTGTCAGCGCTCTTGTGTCCTTCCGCAGAGCACCCACCCAGGGTCTGTTACCAGGAGCAAAG GTGTCCTTCAAACCCAACTCAGATCCTGTTAGCTGTTCAGATGATGTCTTCCCCACTTCTCCGACACTCGTACGTAAGAAGGCCATCAGAGAGAAAGTGCTACGCTCCGGTGCTTACCGCTCCTTTACTTGTACCCCTCTGAAACAGCGGCATCTGCAAGAACGACTGAACTCTTCGCAAG acaGGGGCCCAGACAGTGTACCAGTGTTCAGGGAACGCACTCCAAGCTTGGCCGAAACAGAGGAAGCCTTGGCTCACGCCGTGTGGTGCTGGGCTGGCGTCTCTAG TGACGTCAGTTCTTCGCTGCTTGCTGAGGATGTTCTTGGTTCCTACTTGCTGTGTCCCCACTCTAAGAAGCCTAACAAAGAAACCCTCATTATACGCTTTCCTTCAGGCCTGGTCACTCTCGCTGTTAAGACTTCAAAAGGAAAAATTTTTCTTGAG AAATGCCACATTTTGTTTGAAAGTCTTGCTGCTTTGATAGAACACTACACTCAGTTCAAAGGAGAGCTGGAATGTCCGCTGAGTTGTGCTCGAGTCAATCACTGTTACGAATGGGAGGAGAACACTGTAAAGAACCACAGTCCACGCCCACAGCAGTGGAGCAAACAAAATGACAAATACCAGTGCTGGgtctaa
- the sh2d5 gene encoding SH2 domain-containing protein 5 isoform X2, whose product MSQSFSCVLGVGRGISHKVNRTQSKSQRGAGGNCYGHWAELLTCNDQNMGETAGREDGTVTRSAEYIGSFPVDDCCLDEQIEQLHTQLKSLKDCKRRRSVSLKFSIKGVKVYNEDETTLLMAHALRRVSLSIARPSDSQFAFIAHNPGSSDTQLYCHLFKARHARAAQFLNLLLCRCFQLYYLEKHPDEAQREQSGKTPTHVPSLLNHGFPLSVSALVSFRRAPTQGLLPGAKVSFKPNSDPVSCSDDVFPTSPTLVRKKAIREKVLRSGAYRSFTCTPLKQRHLQERLNSSQGGTSVKRTLSKVKEFLRQGPRQCTSVQGTHSKLGRNRGSLGSRRVVLGWRL is encoded by the exons ATGAGCCAGTCTTTCAGCTGTGTGCTGGGCGTTGGGCGGGGAATAAGCCACAAGGTGAATCGGACACAATCCAAATCTCAGCGTGGAGCAGGAGGAAACTGCTATGGTCACTGGGCTGAATTATTGACC TGCAACGATCAAAACATGGGTGAGACAGCAGGCAGAGAGGATGGGACTGTGACAAGGTCAGCAGAG TACATTGGCTCATTTCCTGTTGATGACTGCTGTTTGGATGAACAAATCgaacaactacacacacagctgaagtcCTTGAAG GACTGCAAGCGAAGGCGATCTGTGTCCCTAAAGTTCTCCATCAAAGGAGTGAAAGTGTATAATGAGGATGAAACG actCTTCTGATGGCACACGCTCTGCGCCGTGTCTCCCTCTCCATTGCTCGTCCTTCTGACTCTCAGTTCGCTTTTATTGCCCACAATCCTGGCAGCTCCGACACTCAGCTTTACTGTCACCTCTTCAAGGCCCGGCATGCCAGAGCT GCCCAGTTCCTGAACTTGCTGCTGTGCCGCTGCTTCCAGCTATATTATCTGGAAAAGCACCCAGATGAGGCTCAGCGTGAACAGTCTGGAAAGACACCCACACATGTCCCTTCCCTGCTGAACCATGGCTTTCCCCTCAGTGTCAGCGCTCTTGTGTCCTTCCGCAGAGCACCCACCCAGGGTCTGTTACCAGGAGCAAAG GTGTCCTTCAAACCCAACTCAGATCCTGTTAGCTGTTCAGATGATGTCTTCCCCACTTCTCCGACACTCGTACGTAAGAAGGCCATCAGAGAGAAAGTGCTACGCTCCGGTGCTTACCGCTCCTTTACTTGTACCCCTCTGAAACAGCGGCATCTGCAAGAACGACTGAACTCTTCGCAAGGTGGGACAAGTGTTAAAAGAACGCTGTCAAAAGTCAAAGAATTCCTTAG acaGGGGCCCAGACAGTGTACCAGTGTTCAGGGAACGCACTCCAAGCTTGGCCGAAACAGAGGAAGCCTTGGCTCACGCCGTGTGGTGCTGGGCTGGCGTCTCTAG